The genomic region ACTCCATCCTATTCCCAAATCCAACTGCACACTGTTACCACATAATATAATACCCAGATATACCAAACGCTACAAATGTATTCCTACTACGTTTTTCCgtattgaagaaataaataaataaatgtttctttattcataaaaaagacgattttatttaaaagtaaaatataacaatactaattattaattaatattttttctaactttttgCCCTActtcttatattaattaatcatttaatagcttaaatatttttcaccttaaaatttcttattacaaaaaatttacttattattttgtataataaaaaatcattaaatgaAGAactattactaatatataatataatattttttttataaaaataattactatattattcaatatatacaaattcaatatgtcagatatttttatattaattaatatattttaaaaaataaataaataaaaaattattattatatgcttATGTTAGTAAAACGCGAGATGACGTCTGGATATAATCTTACTAGGATGTAGATATTCCTTGCTTCCGTAGAGTAAAATACCCTGCAAactttcattaaattttttaattttattacaccGAAATTATGGTCCAAATTTAAAAGGGTGAAGTTTTGGAGCTTTTTCAACGTTCTTGCCTTTTAAATGACACCACCCAGAGCAGAGAAATTTTAACAACTCACTATCCGCACGACCACTCCTTCCCCACcactccaccaccaccaccatcgtCACCGTCCCTTCTCTCTAGGAAAACACGCACAACACACACTAAGCCAGCTACATTATCAACCTCGAATTCCTCTAATTTGTTTATCTGGATTACAATTCAACTGCATTGCTGCTGGTGAGTATGGAAATTTGTAGCAGAGAGACGCGTGCCTGTGTAGACTGTAGAGTTTTTGGTTTCTTGTGAGGTGGAGTGCGTCATTCAATACTTGCATTTTGCGTTGTTTTCTGTGTTCTGGAAaacaattactttttttttttttgttcttatgtGAAGtccctttctctttcttgctGCTGCACAAAACTTGAAAAAGCTTCACTTTTTCCGTTTCCCGtctgtttgtttttatcttctctccttttcttttccccaATTCTTATGGGTACTTCGCTTCTGGGTTTTGTGCTTTGAGGGAAtctcccttttcttttcttaatttattgtcGAGAAGTTTCAGAGGTCTTGTAAATCATTTTTGGTTTCTAAGTGGTCgccattttaatttcaattacatCTGTAGTTAGTAAAGAATTATTGGTGTGAATCTCCAATGTTTTTACCTAAGTTCTAATTAGAAAAATGGTTTAGACTTTTAGTGAGCTAAATAGGAGTACTCTTTTTGGATGCGCATTTTAGCTACATCATGTtgaatgtttatttattatttcggATCATAAATGGATTTTGAGTCAGTATaggtttttaaattgtttgaggACATGGAAATTTAAACCATTACATGTAGCTGCATTTCGAGCAATATGGTCTCGTGTTTAGGTTCTTGTGGATCAAAGTCTGTTGATGATACTGTTTTTCTGAATTTGGCCGGACTTGTAATTCActtcattaaaataatatattttgtttattattccTGATGAATGATGTATCCGGCTTAGGCCAAATTTATGCCATAGAGGAGAGGACATGCGGGGttaaagttttcttttctgtatttgttagattatgGAATGTAGCATTTAtgctatatattttgattgtttttggTGGCCTACCCTTCCTTCATCTTCATTggcatattttttgttatctaGGCCAGGGTAGTTGGTTGCTCAAAGTTTTGATCATTTCTGTAATGCAGAATATGCAATGAAGATTTGACTGGAAATATAATGTTTCTGAATGCAGACTGACATTGCGGTTTGCCCCTGGCTGTCTTGTGGTGTTTTACTGTTAATGAATTATTAGCTGCATTTTGCAGTTCTTGTACTGATAACTTTACCttgactttatttttatattcactTTCACAATCTTGTTAATGTATTAGCTGCATTTTGCAGTTCGTGTACTATATAACTTTACCTtgacttattttattattcactTTCACAATCTTGTTTGCATTAACAGCCTGCAATGGATAAAAGAAGTTGGCCCTGGAAGAAAAAATCATCAGATAAGCAAGCAGCTGAGAAAGCTAATGTTTCTGCATCAGATTCTTCTGCAGCTGTGGCAGACACAAGTGGAACTCAAGATGACAAGGTTTGTCCATATTATTATGCTCGATTCTTGTTGTTGAGTGTAGAGCTTTTACTTTCTTTGCTCACTGACATCTATTAACATTATATCCACCCAATTTCTGTTGCTACAATATCACTTGGGTCATATAAGAATCTACTTTGTTCCTTTGCATTGCCAAGTATCGTGGCATCCTGAGTATTTAATAGATTCCTTCGATTGCTTCAAGAATCATCtatcccattttttttttttttttttaattcttagaTAGTCTGGAGCACAAAATTTGACTATTCAACTGTATTCTACTGATGAGGTGAAAGTGGCTAAACCTCTATTCCCTTGCAGATCACTGTCGTTCCACAAGCCCCCATCCCCTGCCCCCTTCTTTTGGTACTTTTATTCTTCAAATACGATCACCATGCACCTTGTGAGTCATTTTATGCTTGTTTGGAAGAAATTGCTTTTTAACATTTGGAATAACAAGCAGCGAAAGAGCATTCCGTGCATTGAACAGTTAGAAATCTAATTGTTTGCTGGAAACAACCAATGAAGAAACCATGTGCATATATTGACTTTTTTAATAGGGAAATGTCGGGGCAGTTGAATGATCAGAAGCTTtctgattttcaaaatatggtCTGCCCTGACTATGCCATACTGCATGGTTTACACAAAACTTGTTCTGGTTTTCAAACATGAAGGTGAGTTGGTTGTATTGATAGAGGTGTTTTCGAGAATATCCTTGGTACTTTTGCTTTTCTCCTGCTCTATGGTTCTGGAGGGTAAAGTCTGACCTCCAGTCGGGCTATATTTTCCATGATTGTGCGATTTACAATCTAGTTGAGAGTATCCATTGCCTGAAAAATTTCCTTAATCAATTTACAAGGAAGTAAAAGTTTGTGACCTTTCATGCATATCGTGGGCGTCATTTAATTTTCCTATTATGTTACAGGGCAAACAGGATAACAATGGTAAAAAGCCAAAGTATGTCCAAATTTCAGTGGAGTCATATACACGTCTAACTGGATTGGAGGATCAAGTGAAGTCCTACGAAGAACAAGTGCAAACCTTAGAAGATGAAGTGAAAGAATTGAGTGAAAAGTTATCTGAAGCGAATTCAGAAATTACCAATAAAGAAAACCTGGTGAAACAACATGCTAAAGTTGCTGAAGAAGCTATCTCAGGTTTCAAGTTTTGTCATGCATCTCTTTTGTTCTTGAAAATAGATGGTGACtcaattagcaaaaaattgttTCCACAGGTTGGGAAAAAGCCGAGGCGGAAGCTGCAACATTGAAAAATCATCTGGAATCTGTCACACTGCTAAAGCTTACTGCTGAAGATAGGGCATCACATTTGGATGGGGCTCTCAAGGAATGTATGAGGCAGATACGAAATTTGAAGGAAgaacatgataaaaaattgcatgaagTTGTTCTTGAAAAAACAAAGCTCTTTGACAAGATGAAGCTCGAGCTTGAAgcacaaatatcaaatttggACCAACAACTACTGAGGTCTGCTGCTGAAAATGCTGCACTCTCAAGGTCTTTGCAAGATCGGTCTAACATGCTGATTAAGTTAAGTGAAGAAAAATCACAAGCTGAAGCTGAGATAGAATTTCTAAAGAGCAACATTGAGTCCTGtgaaaaagaagtaaattCACTCAAATACGAGCTCCATATTGCTAAGAAAGAGGTGGAAATTCGTAATGAGGAAAAGACAATGAGTGTACGGTCTGCGGAAGTAGCAAACAAGCAGCATCTTGAGGGAGTGAAGAAAATTGCTAAGCTTGAAGCAGAGTGTCAAAGATTACGAGGTCTTGTTCGGAAGAAACTACCTGGTCCAGCTGCACTGGCACAAATGAAACTTGAAGTTGAAAACTTGGGCCGAGATTATGGAGAATCTCGTTTTAGGCGGTCTCCGGTGAAACCTCCTGCATACTCGTCCCAGCTGCCTGAATTTTCACTTGACAATTTACAGAAGTACCAGAAAGAAAATGAGCTACTTACGGAACGCCTACTAGCTATGGATGAAGAAACAAAGATGTTGAAGGAAGCATTAGCAAGGCGTAACAATGAATTGCAAACTTCCAGGAGTATATGCGCCCAGACGGCCAGCAAGCTTCAAAGTTTGGAATCACAACTGCAAGCTAATGCTGAAGAGAGAAGTCCTTCGATATCTAATGCCCGATCCGCAATTGAAGGTTTCTCTAGTAAAAAAGCTTGCACTCCACCAAGTTTTACCTCCATATCTGAAGATGGAAATGATGATAATATAAGTTGTGCTGGTTCATGGGCTACAGAATCGTTGTCTGAGCTCTCCTATATTAAGAAGGAAAAGAGAGCTGAAACTCCATGCAGAGCTGAAAACACTAATCACCTGGACCTTATGGATGACTTTCTAGAGATGGAGAAATTAGCATATCTATCCCATGGATCAGATGGAACAGTTTCGAATTTAGATGCTTCAGTCATTACAGGCAATAGAGGATCTGAACTTGTAGAGCATGAAGCTCCACCTGAAGCCGCCATGAGAACGGAGCACCAATCTGGGGACCAACATGGCCCCAAACCTCTAGTGTCTTCAAAAGAAGATGAAACTGTTGCAAATCCTCAATTGCACGCAGACTCACACATCTTTGAGAAACtccaattacaaatatctatCGTACTTGAGTCAATCTCTAAGGAAAAAGACAATGAAAAAGTTATAGCAGACATCAGATGTTTTATGCAGGATATGCTTAACACTTTGCATCACCATTCGGTGCCTGATGTTGTGGAGGCAGCTGACTGTTCTGGTACAGAAAGTCATCTTCAGACTCTTGCAGAGGAGGCCAAAATAACATCCACGAAGGCTATATCTTTGTCTGGAGATGTTAACTCATGTGCCGCCACTGGGCAAACCATCAATCAAGAATTGGAAATAGCCATCTCTAAcatttatgattttgttatgatttttggtAAAGAGGCTAAGGCTGTCCCAGGAACATCTCCTGATGAAGATGGACTAAACAAAAACCTTGATAGGTTCTCTGCCAAATATAGCGAAGCTATTAACAGCAAGATTGATCTGGTTGATTTTGTTCTCGACATTTCTCATGTATTAGGCAAAGCAAGTGAGCTGCACTTCAATGTCCTGGGATTTAAGAGTTCCGAAGTGGAAACTGGTAGTCCTGATTGTATAGACAAGATTGCTCTACCAGAGAATAAGACTGTAGTCGACTCACCCAGAGAAAGCTATCCAAATGGTTGCGGCAACTTTTCTGATTCTGCATCTGATCCTGATGTTCCAAATGATGCGAATCTTGTTCCAACCTCTGAGTCAACAGCAGCCTCATGGAAATGTTCTTTGGAGGAGTTTGAACGACTGAAAATGGATAAAGATAATTTGGCAGTTGATCTTGCTAGGTGCACAGAAAACTTAGAGAGCACCAAGTCTCAGTTGCAGGAGACAGAACAGCTTCTTTCTGAAGTTAAGTCACAGTTAACATCTGCACAAAAGTCCAACAGCTTGGCTGAGACACAGCTGAAATGCATGGCAGAATCATACAGATCACTAGAAACACGGGCAGAAGAATTACAAACCGAAGTTAATCTTCTCCAagggaaaatagaaaatttgtataatgAGCTGCAAGAGGAGAAAAGAAGTCATCAAGATGCACTTACCAGATGCAAAGATCTCCAAGAGCAGCTGGAAAGGTAGTAATAAATTTCTCTTATCTTACATGCTTGCCTTGCTGGTTTGATTTCTTTGCTGTACAGATTGTTCTGGCCTTGATCTTAACGCACATGATGTGTAGTGTCATAAGATTTCCATTTAGCTTTTTTAAGTGTGtgaaaagattattttaaacTGTGTGCATATATCAGAGAACTAAGGTCTTATGGAACAAGCATCTAGGATATACATTTactcttttcttgtttcactTTGTTTCATCCTGTGGATTTATTGCAGAACCTCTGAGCCTGAAAGTTGTTAGGTTGCAGGTGTAAGCTCAACAGGAGAAAAGAGAATCTATGTTTCTGATTCCCCAAAGAAGcctcttcattttcattaccggttttattattacaagGGGATCATAATACACTTAGTTATACAAAGGGATCATAATACACGTAGTTATACAAAGGGTGTCTTCGTTCTCTATGTTCCCATGATTTCCGGTTATTGCCCAAGTCTAAATTAGATTACTTAATTNNNNNNNNNNTATTATATAACAATGTTGTTCGATCTCTAACCCCCATCGGCCTTGTCTCGATATTTCCATGTCAGGATTGAAAGTCCCCAGGCAGCTGATAATGATGACAAAACTAGCCAGGTAAAGCcctgtaaatatatatatgttgattcTCCGGTAGAGTAGTTGCTGCATTTACTATgacttttttttgaaaatatctaGCACAGCTGCTATCAAAACTTTTGCTGAAACACACTACCTATAGTTGCTTTCCTAATATGGTTTCTCTAGTGCTGAGTGTAAAGCTCAGTCATTAGTTGACAACATTCATCTTTTGCAACCCTTTCTTTTCCAAGttacttttcttaaaattggTTATTGTCATCGAAGTGTTTTGTCAATGAGAAATTGTATTGAGATGGTATGCTCCAACTCTTCTGGAGCTAGATTGCTGCAAGAATGTGCTTTGCATTGGCACTACAAAGTTATGAACATATATCTTTTTCCTGTTTTGTTAGCTTCAACAATTATAGTGGCTTTCTCAGAAAGAGCCTAACTCACATGAATTCTCAGTGGGTTCAACAAACCTTCAGAAATGATGGTTATCTTGTTTATTCTGTGGTTTCCTTGGGAAGCcgtataatttgaattatccTTGAATCTAACAAAAACTCTAGGAAGATTTATGATGACGGACTGATCATTTCCATGGTTGCCTTGACAGTCACGATCct from Sesamum indicum cultivar Zhongzhi No. 13 linkage group LG3, S_indicum_v1.0, whole genome shotgun sequence harbors:
- the LOC105159334 gene encoding filament-like plant protein 4 isoform X2; this translates as MDKRSWPWKKKSSDKQAAEKANVSASDSSAAVADTSGTQDDKGKQDNNGKKPKYVQISVESYTRLTGLEDQVKSYEEQVQTLEDEVKELSEKLSEANSEITNKENLVKQHAKVAEEAISGWEKAEAEAATLKNHLESVTLLKLTAEDRASHLDGALKECMRQIRNLKEEHDKKLHEVVLEKTKLFDKMKLELEAQISNLDQQLLRSAAENAALSRSLQDRSNMLIKLSEEKSQAEAEIEFLKSNIESCEKEVNSLKYELHIAKKEVEIRNEEKTMSVRSAEVANKQHLEGVKKIAKLEAECQRLRGLVRKKLPGPAALAQMKLEVENLGRDYGESRFRRSPVKPPAYSSQLPEFSLDNLQKYQKENELLTERLLAMDEETKMLKEALARRNNELQTSRSICAQTASKLQSLESQLQANAEERSPSISNARSAIEGFSSKKACTPPSFTSISEDGNDDNISCAGSWATESLSELSYIKKEKRAETPCRAENTNHLDLMDDFLEMEKLAYLSHGSDGTVSNLDASVITGNRGSELVEHEAPPEAAMRTEHQSGDQHGPKPLVSSKEDETVANPQLHADSHIFEKLQLQISIVLESISKEKDNEKVIADIRCFMQDMLNTLHHHSVPDVVEAADCSGTESHLQTLAEEAKITSTKAISLSGDVNSCAATGQTINQELEIAISNIYDFVMIFGKEAKAVPGTSPDEDGLNKNLDRFSAKYSEAINSKIDLVDFVLDISHVLGKASELHFNVLGFKSSEVETGSPDCIDKIALPENKTVVDSPRESYPNGCGNFSDSASDPDVPNDANLVPTSESTAASWKCSLEEFERLKMDKDNLAVDLARCTENLESTKSQLQETEQLLSEVKSQLTSAQKSNSLAETQLKCMAESYRSLETRAEELQTEVNLLQGKIENLYNELQEEKRSHQDALTRCKDLQEQLERIESPQAADNDDKTSQEKELAAAAEKLAECQETIFLLGKQLKAFRPQTDSLISPNNGRSQKVEVLIDEEPTISGTSVPDIDPSEMDIATSLNLHRAGSESTLDPFNAPRSPSDSEANNTARSPVRSHHPIHRPTKSVSSSASSTPTPEKQTRGFSRFFSSKGKNAQ
- the LOC105159334 gene encoding filament-like plant protein 4 isoform X1; this encodes MQTDIAPAMDKRSWPWKKKSSDKQAAEKANVSASDSSAAVADTSGTQDDKGKQDNNGKKPKYVQISVESYTRLTGLEDQVKSYEEQVQTLEDEVKELSEKLSEANSEITNKENLVKQHAKVAEEAISGWEKAEAEAATLKNHLESVTLLKLTAEDRASHLDGALKECMRQIRNLKEEHDKKLHEVVLEKTKLFDKMKLELEAQISNLDQQLLRSAAENAALSRSLQDRSNMLIKLSEEKSQAEAEIEFLKSNIESCEKEVNSLKYELHIAKKEVEIRNEEKTMSVRSAEVANKQHLEGVKKIAKLEAECQRLRGLVRKKLPGPAALAQMKLEVENLGRDYGESRFRRSPVKPPAYSSQLPEFSLDNLQKYQKENELLTERLLAMDEETKMLKEALARRNNELQTSRSICAQTASKLQSLESQLQANAEERSPSISNARSAIEGFSSKKACTPPSFTSISEDGNDDNISCAGSWATESLSELSYIKKEKRAETPCRAENTNHLDLMDDFLEMEKLAYLSHGSDGTVSNLDASVITGNRGSELVEHEAPPEAAMRTEHQSGDQHGPKPLVSSKEDETVANPQLHADSHIFEKLQLQISIVLESISKEKDNEKVIADIRCFMQDMLNTLHHHSVPDVVEAADCSGTESHLQTLAEEAKITSTKAISLSGDVNSCAATGQTINQELEIAISNIYDFVMIFGKEAKAVPGTSPDEDGLNKNLDRFSAKYSEAINSKIDLVDFVLDISHVLGKASELHFNVLGFKSSEVETGSPDCIDKIALPENKTVVDSPRESYPNGCGNFSDSASDPDVPNDANLVPTSESTAASWKCSLEEFERLKMDKDNLAVDLARCTENLESTKSQLQETEQLLSEVKSQLTSAQKSNSLAETQLKCMAESYRSLETRAEELQTEVNLLQGKIENLYNELQEEKRSHQDALTRCKDLQEQLERIESPQAADNDDKTSQEKELAAAAEKLAECQETIFLLGKQLKAFRPQTDSLISPNNGRSQKVEVLIDEEPTISGTSVPDIDPSEMDIATSLNLHRAGSESTLDPFNAPRSPSDSEANNTARSPVRSHHPIHRPTKSVSSSASSTPTPEKQTRGFSRFFSSKGKNAQ